The following coding sequences lie in one Carassius carassius chromosome 1, fCarCar2.1, whole genome shotgun sequence genomic window:
- the LOC132152391 gene encoding butyrophilin subfamily 1 member A1-like isoform X1, translating into MKLIFLSLLVIIRIPDSRSEQYEVVGPADPVIALAGEDVILPCSVKPNISVVDMRVEWFRSDLKDSQLVHLYKDHDDRNTNQSQSYRGRTKLNHEELQRGNASLKLSSVQISDEGRYKCLIQSKSWSDDATVDVSVEAVGSPPVITVDGFDQSGGLCLQCESEGWYPEPVLEWLNSEGVRLSSETAETHRNEDGFGVKHTVTVYERDSKIHCRVRLKHHMLETLIITTSNMFNLWRTSVILISVAVVLSVNAGILIAVFTKNNRKFDQRLQNQKMIILQEITHLRTHTVDVILDADTAHPRLILSLDRKQVSYGETQLERVNGKRFNDYLGVLGKDGFSSGCFYYEVQVKGRTEWDLGVARASVNRIGLTVVSPMIGYWTVSLRDGECWARKSPHVSLPLSVNPQRVGVFVDYEKGLVSFYDVEAMSFMYSFTNQSFDEKLYPFVSLGYLRNENSTPLIICDDYF; encoded by the exons ATGAAGTTAATTTTTTTGTCACTGCTGGTTATTATTAGAATTCCGGATTCAAGATCAG AGCAGTATGAAGTCGTGGGACCTGCAGATCCAGTAATTGCTTTAGCTGGTGAAGATGTGATTCTGCCCTGTTCAGTTAAACCCAACATCAGTGTTGTGGACATGAGAGTGGAGTGGTTTAGATCTGATCTGAAAGACTCACAACTAGTGCATCTCTATAAGGATCATGACGACAGAAACACAAATCAGAGTCAATCCTACAGAGGAAGAACAAAACTGAATCATGAAGAATTACAGAGAGGAAACGCATCACTCAAACTCTCATCTGTCCAAATCTCTGATGAAGGACGTTATAAGTGTTTAATTCAGTCCAAATCCTGGTCTGATGATGCTACTGTTGATGTCAGTGTTGAAG CTGTAGGAAGTCCTCCAGTGATCACTGTAGATGGGTTTGATCAATCAGGAGGGCTTTGTCTACAATGTGAATCTGAAGGTTGGTATCCTGAACCTGTTCTTGAGTGGCTGAACAGTGAAGGAGTACGTTTGAGTTCAGAAACTGCAGAGACACACAGAAATGAAGATGGATTCGGTGTGAAACACACTGTCACTGTATATGAGAGAGACAGCAAGATTCACTGCAGAGTCAGATTGAAGCATCACATGCTGGAGACACTGATTATCACCACAA gTAATATGTTTAATCTCTGGAGGACATCAGTCATCCTGATTTCAGTAGCTGTTGTGCTCAGTGTGAATGCTGGAATACTGATAGCTGTGTTTACTAAGAATAACAGAA AATTTGATCAACGTTTACAAAATCAGAAGATGATTATATTACAAG AGATCACGCATTTAAGAACACACACAG TGGATGTGATTCTGGATGCTGATACGGCTCATCCACGTCTCATCTTGTCTCTTGATAGGAAACAAGTGAGTTATGGAGAGACACAACTGGAAAGAGTGAATGGAAAAAGATTTAATGATTATCTTGGTGTTCTTGGGAAGGATGGATTCTCCTCAGGGTGTTTTTACTATGAGGTTCAGGTAAAGGGGCGAACTGAGTGGGATTTAGGAGTGGCCAGAGCATCTGTTAACAGGATTGGCTTGACCGTTGTGAGTCCTATGATTGGATATTGGACTGTGAGTCTGAGAGATGGAGAGTGCTGGGCTCGTAAGTCTCCACATGTCTCTCTTCCTCTGAGTGTGAATCCTCAGAGGGTCGGTGTGTTTGTGGATTATGAGAAGGGTCTTGTCTCTTTTTATGATGTGGAGGCTATGTCTTTTATGTATTCTTTCACTAATCAGTCTTTTGATGAGAAACTCTATCCATTTGTTAGTTTGGGGTATCTGAGGAATGAAAACTCTACACCACTGATTATCTGTGATGATTACTTCTGA
- the LOC132152391 gene encoding butyrophilin subfamily 1 member A1-like isoform X2 translates to MRVEWFRSDLKDSQLVHLYKDHDDRNTNQSQSYRGRTKLNHEELQRGNASLKLSSVQISDEGRYKCLIQSKSWSDDATVDVSVEAVGSPPVITVDGFDQSGGLCLQCESEGWYPEPVLEWLNSEGVRLSSETAETHRNEDGFGVKHTVTVYERDSKIHCRVRLKHHMLETLIITTSNMFNLWRTSVILISVAVVLSVNAGILIAVFTKNNRKFDQRLQNQKMIILQEITHLRTHTVDVILDADTAHPRLILSLDRKQVSYGETQLERVNGKRFNDYLGVLGKDGFSSGCFYYEVQVKGRTEWDLGVARASVNRIGLTVVSPMIGYWTVSLRDGECWARKSPHVSLPLSVNPQRVGVFVDYEKGLVSFYDVEAMSFMYSFTNQSFDEKLYPFVSLGYLRNENSTPLIICDDYF, encoded by the exons ATGAGAGTGGAGTGGTTTAGATCTGATCTGAAAGACTCACAACTAGTGCATCTCTATAAGGATCATGACGACAGAAACACAAATCAGAGTCAATCCTACAGAGGAAGAACAAAACTGAATCATGAAGAATTACAGAGAGGAAACGCATCACTCAAACTCTCATCTGTCCAAATCTCTGATGAAGGACGTTATAAGTGTTTAATTCAGTCCAAATCCTGGTCTGATGATGCTACTGTTGATGTCAGTGTTGAAG CTGTAGGAAGTCCTCCAGTGATCACTGTAGATGGGTTTGATCAATCAGGAGGGCTTTGTCTACAATGTGAATCTGAAGGTTGGTATCCTGAACCTGTTCTTGAGTGGCTGAACAGTGAAGGAGTACGTTTGAGTTCAGAAACTGCAGAGACACACAGAAATGAAGATGGATTCGGTGTGAAACACACTGTCACTGTATATGAGAGAGACAGCAAGATTCACTGCAGAGTCAGATTGAAGCATCACATGCTGGAGACACTGATTATCACCACAA gTAATATGTTTAATCTCTGGAGGACATCAGTCATCCTGATTTCAGTAGCTGTTGTGCTCAGTGTGAATGCTGGAATACTGATAGCTGTGTTTACTAAGAATAACAGAA AATTTGATCAACGTTTACAAAATCAGAAGATGATTATATTACAAG AGATCACGCATTTAAGAACACACACAG TGGATGTGATTCTGGATGCTGATACGGCTCATCCACGTCTCATCTTGTCTCTTGATAGGAAACAAGTGAGTTATGGAGAGACACAACTGGAAAGAGTGAATGGAAAAAGATTTAATGATTATCTTGGTGTTCTTGGGAAGGATGGATTCTCCTCAGGGTGTTTTTACTATGAGGTTCAGGTAAAGGGGCGAACTGAGTGGGATTTAGGAGTGGCCAGAGCATCTGTTAACAGGATTGGCTTGACCGTTGTGAGTCCTATGATTGGATATTGGACTGTGAGTCTGAGAGATGGAGAGTGCTGGGCTCGTAAGTCTCCACATGTCTCTCTTCCTCTGAGTGTGAATCCTCAGAGGGTCGGTGTGTTTGTGGATTATGAGAAGGGTCTTGTCTCTTTTTATGATGTGGAGGCTATGTCTTTTATGTATTCTTTCACTAATCAGTCTTTTGATGAGAAACTCTATCCATTTGTTAGTTTGGGGTATCTGAGGAATGAAAACTCTACACCACTGATTATCTGTGATGATTACTTCTGA